Below is a window of Eschrichtius robustus isolate mEscRob2 chromosome 13, mEscRob2.pri, whole genome shotgun sequence DNA.
CGTGGGCCGTGGCGGGGATGTCTTCGGCGACACCTCCTTCCTCAGCAACCACGGTGGCAGCTCACGGGGCACCCACCGCTCGCCCCGCAGCTTCCTGGCCAAGAAGCTGCAGCTGATGCGGAGGGTAGGGGCACCGCCCCGGAGGATGGCTTCCCCACCTGCGCCCTCACCTGCTCCACCGGCCATCTCCCCCATCATCAAGAACGCCATCTCCCTGCCTCAGCTCAACCAGGCCGCCTACGACAGCCTCGTGGTAGGCAAGCTCAGCTTCGACCGCAGCCCTGCCACCTCCACAGACGGCCACTCCAGTTACGGTGAGGGCGTGGGCTATCTGCCTATTTTTCAgaggctgaggcccagagtgTTTGATGGTTCAGCCAAGCCTCCAAGTGAGCTCTTTTCCCCACAGCATGTCAGCCTCCGTGGAGGTCAGGCCCAAACCCCAAATCACGCATGGAGCGGGGGGGTCATAGGGTGGGAACCTGCTCACTCCCCAAAACACTGAGGTTGAGAGGTGAGGAGATGGGGTTTGAGTTCTACCTGCCCCTgagctgcccccccacccccacccccaggcccttgGCTGGGCCAGCCCATTCTAGCCCCCTTCAATGGAAGCAGCTCCCTTGTGTCAGAATGCTATAGTGGAGAGACAGAGAGCCAGGGCtctggattcaaattctggttctgccTGATTCCCAGCGAGCCAACTGACCTCTGTTAAGTCAAGTCCTGGCCTGTATAATGGGCCCCTCAGGGTCATTGCTAAGATTCAGTGAGATGCTACACATATTCAGTGTGGCCCagaatctggcacatagtaggtgctcaggacaCAGGAGCTGTTGCTGTGTCGTTATGTGAACAAAGGTTCCTGTAATTTGCCAAATTTGGAAAACCACTCACATGGACAGAAGCCAGAGGCCCTTCCTGCCAGGGTGGGGAGTGGCAGGTGTAACCTTGGCTCCTCCTCTGGACAGCTCACCTGGGAACCGGGGCCCCTGCTGCCACCTGGTGGCCATTTCCTGCCCTGCAGCTTTGCCCCCGCACCAGAGGCTTCCTGCGGTGCTCCTTCTCCAGGGGTGACGCTTAGAATCTCACTGAGGGCTGGTCCACAGTCCCACCACTATATCTCAGTCCTGGTGGTCCTGGAGCCAGGGGCTGGGACAGAGGACCTTTGGAGGGCATTTGCCTGTCCTTTGGGTCTTGATTTCTATGTAGTCAGACTCTGGCTGCTGGTTCCATCCCTGTGCCCACAAACCAGCCCGTATGCTATGGGTTCATGGCAGGGAACCAGGGGTCATACAAGTTCACAGTTGGGACTGAGAGTCAGGAGATTTGAGCTCCAGGCTTGGCTCCAGCCCATCAAACTCTGTGGCCCTGGGCTagcccttcccctcttcccaaactgagcctcactttcttcatctgcaaaatgggaatgagGATTATGTAAATTTCCAGGGTTGACAGGAGGATCACACAAGAGACTACGGGGCTCACTGTATTGGAAagatgggggaaactgaggccagatggGGGAGTAGCTTGCTAAAGGCCACATAGCAAGCTGGAGTTGGTCCTGGCTCTCCCCTCCCCAATTCCTGGTTAGGGACCCCAGCTATGACCCTGGTCCCTATTTCTCTTCTAGGCCTGGACTCCGGGTTCTGCACCATCTCTCGCCTGCCTTGCCCAGAAAAGCCTCGTGACCGAGACCGTGATAGCGCCTTCCCCTCTGAGCCTGAGCTTCGCCGCTCTGACTCCCTCCTGTCCTTGCGCCTGGACCTCGACCTGGGGCCCTCTCTCCTCAGTGAGCTGCTGGGGGTCATGAGCCTCTCAGAAGGCTCTGCAGCCGAGACCCCAGCCCCATCCCCTGCTGCAAATCCCCCAGCCCCTGTTGCAAACCCCCTGACCCCTGCCTCAAGCCCCCCACCCCGTGGACAGTGCCCCAATGGGGTAACCCCGGGGTTGGGCCCAACGGCCGAGGCGAGGGCCAGCCCGGTAGGAGAGCGTCCCTGTGCACCTGCTGACGTGGGCCCCGGCAGGCACTGGGGAGCAGGCTGGGGTGGCAGCCAAAGCAGCCGCCACTACACTGAGATGGATGCTCGGCGGGAGCTGGTGGAGGTGCTGCCCCAGGCTCGGGCCTCTTGGGAGAGCCTGGACGAAGAGTGGGGGCCACCGCAGGCAGGCAGCAGGGCCCCCGTGCCCAGCACGGTGCAAGCCGACACCTTCAAGTTTGCTGAAGCTGAGGAGGATGACGAGGTCAAGGTGTGAGCGGCTGGGCACGGGCTCAGGACCCCAGCCAGCCTCGGGGCACCGCCTGTGAACTGCCCGCGTGCAGAGCCAGCCCCTCACCTGACAGCTGGGTCCCACCAACGAAAGATGGGAGAACCCAAGttgtccccagacccctccacacCTCTGCAGGACAGACATGGGAGGGAGGCCAGAGGATACCAGGCTTGTCCCGGGACCCGGGTGTTCCCATGGGCCGTGCTGGGCCGCCCTGCCTCCCCCCACTGCCACTCTGGACCCAGTAGCCGTTCCTCGGGCCCACCCGCCACCCCAGGCCGTCCCCACCAGCTGGAGGGCCTCGCCTCACAGTGCAGCCTTTGTGCTGGGAAAGCTGCCCttgctgggtgggggtggggagcatagCACATAGAGCCTTTGTCCCCTCTCCCAAAGGGACCGCCTGCCCCAGCTCATCCTGGAGTTGCCCCCAGCAGGGTCCCCACTGCCTTTCTGAGAGCCCCAGCCCTTGCTAAGGCTGCTTCCCCGACattccccccgccaccccactTGTCCCAGAAGCCTCAGAGAAAAGTCAGGTGTGACCTCACAGTGGGGGAATCCCACCTTCCCGTGCACCCCAGACCTGCCTCTGGGTCCTGATTAAAAAAGGCTTTTTTGATAAAAGGTGTCCTGCAAGATGCTTGAGGACCTGGGAGGACAGTGTCAGCGCCACCTGCTTGAGTCCCCTGAGCACTGGGTTTGCAAAGCCAAGGACTCCCCCAGGGGGCCCCAGTGAGGGGAGGGGCCGAGGCACTGGGTAATGAGTAATTAGGCCGGAATGAATAGCCCTGAGATAAGAGGCCCAGGTGGGAGCCCTTATCTATAGTTCCGGGAACAGCCCCTGGCCCAGGTGCCTGGAACCATAATCCCACAGGGCAGCTTGGCACTTGCCCTGGTGACAAAAGGGGACAAGCAGGCAGGACTGGTGGCTTAGAGGTGTTCGGGAGCacgtcccagcccccagcccccacttGGCAGTCCAAGGaccttatgcctcagtttcctcatctgtatcatGAGGATGCTGGGAGCATTAAAATAATGGAAAGCACCACAGTTCCTACCACGGAAAGACTCTATAAACGTGGATTCTTTTGTTGGTTCTTAGCCTTGGGGGATGAGCGCAGAGGGTTAGGAACAGCAGATGGGAAGCCGGGACCCAAGGGCTGCTGATTCCACGTGACTGGCGGTAGCTGGGGGTCAGGAGCGGGAATCCGCTTCGGGGTCTTGCGTTCTGGCGAGGTGCCGCCCTCAGTCTAGCTTGAAGGAGGAGATGTTGAACCCGCCCTGCACACTCAGGTAGCTCAAGTGGTCGTGGCCCAGCCTGTTGGGAAAGGTCAACTGGTGCCCGTCTGGCAGCTTCACCTTGAATTCGTTGTTCTCGAAGGTCACGAGGAGCTGTAGTGGGAGGGAAGGCATCAGGGAGGCACGAGCACCCTGGAAAGGGGCCACGGCAGTGCCTGGTGGCTCAGACGGTCCCAGCCCGTGTCTAGGCCAGGGTGCCCTACCATCTGGGCTCTCCCCTCGATATCCTCCTCAGGCCCCTCCCGCCTTTGACCTCACCTTGACCTCTGATCCCGGGCTGAAGCACATGTGACTGTCCCGTTGCTCCTGCCCCCAGCTGTTGCCATCCCGTGAGTTGCAGACAACGGTGGATTCACCGAAACGTGGGTTGAAATGCAGGTTCAGTTTATCTGTCCCCTGGCCCAGATTAATCACAAAGCTGCAGGGGAAGGAGTAACAGGTGAGAATAAGGGGCCAGCCCTGGCTAAAACAGCTTGGGTCGCAGGGTTGACCACAAACTGAAAGAATCACCAAAGGTTGTGTTAATTGAGGTCTGTACCTTAAAACAAGGGAGGTGACAACTTGATCAGACTTGGCACCGGAGTATCACATGCCATTTAGAGCACAGACTAAGGTTCCTGACAAGAGGGTAACTAATAGTGACATTTCAGGAAATGAAGGTGTCTATCCTGGGGGAAAGAATTGCTGTTCTCAACTATCTGAAGACCCATTAAGTTTGGCCATAAATAGTTGGACACCTAAAGTGGTGAGCTCCCTGTCATTAGAGGTATGCAATCAGGAGTTGTGTGATCTCTTGAAAAGATCACTACAGGGGCCTGAGTTAGACCTTCAGGGTCCCTGAGAGTGGGACGTTCTGAGTCATGGGGTGCCTTCATTGGGACGTCTCAGACCAGAGGTATCCCACATTTCTGCAACCCTTAGGGACCCACGCAGGAGAAAGGGGTGATTTTTCTCTTGGTTCCTACACAATGTGTCTGCCTGCCCTTCCCCAACCAAAAGTTGATGGAGATCAGTCCCAAGAAATGCTGACATTGTCCTGCACACAGGAGAGGCTAACGCTGAGCTGTGACATCTG
It encodes the following:
- the CDC42EP1 gene encoding cdc42 effector protein 1 is translated as MPGPQGAGGAPAMNLGKLSPVGWVSSSQGKRRLTADMISPPLGDFRHTMHVGRGGDVFGDTSFLSNHGGSSRGTHRSPRSFLAKKLQLMRRVGAPPRRMASPPAPSPAPPAISPIIKNAISLPQLNQAAYDSLVVGKLSFDRSPATSTDGHSSYGLDSGFCTISRLPCPEKPRDRDRDSAFPSEPELRRSDSLLSLRLDLDLGPSLLSELLGVMSLSEGSAAETPAPSPAANPPAPVANPLTPASSPPPRGQCPNGVTPGLGPTAEARASPVGERPCAPADVGPGRHWGAGWGGSQSSRHYTEMDARRELVEVLPQARASWESLDEEWGPPQAGSRAPVPSTVQADTFKFAEAEEDDEVKV
- the LGALS2 gene encoding galectin-2, producing MSGKFEIMNMDMKVGTTLKIKGKIADDADGFVINLGQGTDKLNLHFNPRFGESTVVCNSRDGNSWGQEQRDSHMCFSPGSEVKLLVTFENNEFKVKLPDGHQLTFPNRLGHDHLSYLSVQGGFNISSFKLD